One window of the uncultured Paludibaculum sp. genome contains the following:
- a CDS encoding PAS domain S-box protein, producing the protein MNGSGLCENRHLVLVVDDDQQIVDLLHDRLSRDGYDLLTAASAAEALQITALRVPSVVLLDVVMPGPSGLELCRLLKQDPRTADVPVIILTGMIKEEDVEAGSQAGAADYIKKPFDLDELRFRVRAQIRLREAIRKQTRAQHRLSLISRAAKDAIILLDETGCVVHWNEAATSMFGYSHEEILGRNMHETIAPERFRGAYRAAFSRFQESGEGTAVGVTLELRALRKSGEEFPIELSLTATQMDGQWWSLGIVRDISDRLEAGSSLRNSEERFRRLFEEGPLGIALITLEFTIYRANAALTRMLGYSEAELLNRSVADLTWPEDLPATLKQADLLLSGELPSYRIRKRYVTKNGAIVWADAAVTLIRDEHGAPLYGLVMIEDITARVENERNQKLAEARLRESENRLTKILENVPVGIAIVGLEKRIRWANQAALRMIGAPGLEIIVGQPCNQVLCQSVNASCPFCDSGGAVLSAETTMARSDGALIPVLKSTHTVEFDNEVVRLETFMDLRDRKRLETELGHSRKLEAVGQLAAGVAHEINTPIQYVGDSVQFLKEAFESFQQVLPKYRACAASAPEDLAGEIARLEDEMDIDWLLKEMPASFARCQDGVERVARIVRAMKEFAHPDQREKAPADLNHAIQSTLTIAHNEYKYIADIETNFGDIPQVVCHVSELNQVFLNLIVNAAHAIQSSLEGTGLRGAIGITTSQRGQNVQIDIEDTGGGIPDEIKDRIFDPFFTTKAVGKGTGQGLAIAHSVVVDKHGGSLTFTTKYGLGTTFTVLLPIDGKAGEKARRMDGQEDSPVRR; encoded by the coding sequence ATGAATGGTTCAGGGTTGTGCGAAAACCGCCATCTCGTGCTGGTCGTCGACGACGACCAGCAGATCGTTGATCTGTTGCACGACCGCCTTTCGCGGGACGGCTATGACCTTCTGACAGCCGCCAGTGCCGCCGAGGCGCTACAGATCACGGCGCTTCGCGTCCCCTCCGTCGTACTGCTGGACGTTGTGATGCCGGGGCCCAGTGGCCTGGAGCTCTGCCGGCTTCTCAAGCAGGACCCGCGCACGGCCGACGTGCCCGTCATTATCCTTACCGGAATGATAAAGGAAGAGGATGTCGAGGCCGGCAGCCAGGCCGGAGCCGCGGACTACATCAAAAAGCCGTTCGACCTGGACGAACTTCGGTTCCGTGTGCGGGCTCAGATTCGCCTGCGGGAAGCGATCCGCAAGCAAACACGCGCGCAGCACCGCCTCAGCCTGATCAGCAGGGCCGCGAAAGACGCCATCATCCTCTTGGACGAGACAGGCTGCGTGGTCCATTGGAACGAAGCAGCGACCTCCATGTTTGGCTACTCGCACGAAGAGATTCTCGGCCGCAACATGCACGAAACAATAGCCCCGGAGCGTTTCCGGGGTGCTTACCGTGCCGCGTTCTCGAGGTTTCAGGAGTCCGGCGAGGGGACGGCCGTGGGCGTCACGCTGGAGTTGCGCGCCCTCCGCAAGTCGGGTGAGGAGTTTCCCATTGAGTTGTCCCTCACTGCCACTCAGATGGACGGTCAGTGGTGGTCGCTGGGCATCGTGCGCGACATCAGCGACCGCCTTGAGGCGGGATCGTCGCTCCGGAACAGCGAAGAGCGGTTCCGCCGGCTGTTCGAAGAGGGTCCTCTTGGCATTGCCCTCATCACGCTGGAGTTCACGATTTACCGGGCCAACGCCGCTCTCACCCGCATGCTTGGTTATTCGGAAGCGGAGCTTCTGAATCGCTCCGTGGCCGATCTGACCTGGCCGGAGGACCTGCCGGCAACCCTGAAGCAGGCCGATCTCCTGCTGAGCGGTGAGCTGCCCAGCTATAGAATTCGGAAGCGGTACGTGACCAAGAACGGCGCGATAGTGTGGGCCGACGCGGCGGTCACGTTGATTCGGGACGAGCACGGTGCTCCCCTGTACGGTCTCGTCATGATCGAAGACATCACCGCCCGCGTGGAGAACGAGCGCAACCAGAAGCTGGCCGAGGCCAGGCTGCGTGAGAGTGAGAACCGGCTTACCAAGATCCTGGAGAACGTGCCGGTGGGCATCGCTATCGTCGGCCTGGAGAAGCGAATACGGTGGGCCAATCAGGCGGCTCTCCGGATGATCGGAGCCCCGGGCCTCGAGATCATCGTCGGGCAGCCGTGCAATCAGGTGTTATGCCAGTCGGTGAACGCCAGTTGCCCGTTCTGCGATTCGGGCGGCGCGGTGCTCAGCGCGGAGACCACGATGGCTCGCAGCGACGGAGCGCTGATTCCGGTGCTGAAGAGCACGCATACCGTTGAGTTCGACAACGAGGTGGTGCGGCTGGAGACCTTCATGGATCTTCGCGACCGCAAGCGGCTGGAGACCGAACTCGGCCACTCGCGCAAGCTCGAAGCCGTGGGCCAGTTGGCGGCCGGTGTTGCGCACGAAATTAACACCCCCATTCAGTATGTGGGCGACAGCGTGCAGTTCCTCAAGGAGGCCTTTGAGAGCTTCCAGCAGGTGCTGCCGAAATACAGGGCTTGCGCCGCCAGCGCCCCGGAGGACCTGGCCGGCGAGATCGCCAGGCTGGAAGACGAGATGGACATTGACTGGCTGCTGAAGGAGATGCCGGCGTCGTTTGCCCGCTGCCAGGACGGCGTTGAGCGTGTGGCGCGCATCGTACGCGCCATGAAGGAGTTCGCCCATCCCGACCAGCGCGAGAAGGCGCCCGCGGATCTCAACCACGCCATTCAGAGCACTCTCACCATCGCCCACAACGAGTACAAGTACATTGCCGACATTGAGACCAACTTCGGGGACATCCCGCAAGTGGTCTGCCACGTCTCGGAGCTCAACCAGGTGTTTCTGAACCTGATTGTGAACGCCGCCCACGCGATTCAGTCGAGCCTCGAGGGCACGGGCCTGCGCGGGGCCATCGGCATCACGACCTCCCAACGCGGGCAAAACGTCCAGATCGACATTGAGGACACTGGCGGCGGCATTCCGGACGAGATCAAGGATCGTATCTTCGATCCGTTCTTTACCACCAAGGCGGTGGGCAAAGGCACGGGCCAGG